The genomic window GCTGCAGGGCGGGAGCTCCTGTTGCCCTGGGCTGACCatgacccccaccccctttcttgTTGCCAGGCGGAGACAGCAGCCAATCGCATCTGCAAGGTGTTGGCCGTCAACCAGGAGAATGAGCAGCTCATGGAAGACTATGAGAAGCTGGCCAGCGATGTGGGTACCTCCTGAGTTctcccagcctggccccagcAAGACTCCGCTACCCCACCCTGGGAGAAGAGGGAGCCCCCAGAACCTGTACCTCCAAACCCATCCCTGGAGTACAGTCCAAGGCTGGGCGTAGTCCTTGGTCCCAGCTCAGCTGacccagggcagaggtggggccgATGTCTAGGCTCCAGAGAGCCGGGTCATGGGCTGGTTTTCTCACTGATGAACAGTGAGCCTGGGAAACTTTTCATGTCTCTGGGTCGTGGGTTTTTTCACTTGTCGAGTGAGCGCTAAGCCAAGGGATCTCAGGGGCCTTTCTAGCCTGGTATACTGTTGTTCTGGGAGTTGCTTGGCCGAAAAACAGTATGCCTGGTTCTGGGAGGATATGGACTAGAGATGTGTCAGTGCTGGCTCAGGCTAGCTGAGCAGCTGGGCCCAcccagggggcaggaggagacagGACTGGGTTTGCTGTTCTGCCGTTCGCTGTATTTGGGTTAAGGCTCCACTTGCTTCTTCCTTAAACAAATTCAGCCTTCTGAACAACTCAGTCCGCCTCTTGGTGGATCTGCCATCCAGCATAGTGAGAATGCAGGTCCCCAGGTCTAAGCCCTGCTCTGTCATTCTGGCTTGGTCACCTTGGCAAGTCACATAACCTCACAGTGCCTTGGTTTACCCCTCTGAAACCTGGGACAGGATCGCAGCACATAACCCCCACAAGATTCCAAGCCTCATTCCGAGGAGTCAGTCTGGGTGACACGCTGGCACCTTGCAGGTGCTCGTTCTATTTCTTGTCACCCATTCcactcctcctccacttcctccactGTCATCACCGCATCCAGGCTGTCCCCTGCCTGTGCCCCAGAAGCCAGCCTCTTCTTTTAGAGTCAGAGACCCACATTCTAGAATTCTAGACAAGGGCCGCTGGAAACAGCTGTTATGGTTGTTACTTCCTGGGCCCAGCCAGCTAGTGGAGCTAGACCCAGAGCTCGGGTCTCCTCCTGGTCAAGCCGACTTGCTACCAGGACCACGGTTCTTCCTCCAGCAGAGCAGGGCAGTTGAGTTAACCCCTTCCCCTGGCAGAGAGGAGGCCAGTGGCCAGGCTGCATGAAGCCTGTGACTCTCAGAGGGGACACCCTGGGGCCTGGCCCTACCTCCAGGGAGTGGTAGCTGGGACAGGATGCGCTGTCAGGAGCCCCCTGGCTCCCCTTCGGAGGGAAGGGGCCAAAAAGCCAGCGGAGGAAAGGGAAGCGGCCCTCGGCGCCCCCTCCCAGGCTCCTCATGCCTTTGGCATCCTCACCCTCAGCTGCTGGAGTGGATCCGCCGCACCATCCCGTGGCTGGAGAACCGGGCGCCGGAGAACACCATGCACGCCATGCAGCAGAAGCTGGAGGACTTCCGGGACTACCGGCGGCTGCACAAGCCCCCCAAGGTGCAGGAGAAGTGCCAGCTGGAGATCAACTTCAACACGCTGCAGACCAAGCTGCGCCTGAGCAACCGGCCCGCCTTCATGCCCTCTGAGGGCAGGATGGTCTCGGTGAGCACAGGGGCCCGGGTCTGGCCGCCTCCAGCCCTGAGCCGCTCCTGGCCGAGGGCAGCCCCGATGGGGTGGGCCGGGCTGCCCTCCACCTGCATACGCTGTTCCAGAAACCGTTTCTCCCTTCCCAGCCAGGCTCAAGCCCCGTCTCATCTGACCATCCCAGATCAGACCTGCCCCGCTGGCCCCCTGAATATCCACCTGGGCCTCCCAGCACCAACTCCCCCCACCTTAGAAAACCACTCTGCCCACAGAGTGCCTCTTGATGTATTGAATCAAACAGCACAATTCAGTAGCAATTGGGatagcttttactttttaaaaaattttattattattctttagagagagagcatgagaacacgagtgggggaggggcagagagagagattgagagagagagagaaagagaatcataagcagactccaCTCTTAGTGCAGAGCTGAcccggggctcgagcccacaaccctggaatcgtgacctgagccaaaaccaagagtcagatgctcaacccactgagccactcaggagctcctCTGTGACAtcttttttaagtactttttaaaaaatgtattacctTCAACAAGTAaggagttgggtttttttgtttcttaggcTTTTTTTTGGGTAGGATAGTTCAAAGATACAAATatgcaaaatacagaaaatagaaattaattaaaatgttaattagaatgttttttgaaaaaaaggggtctttgggggaaaaagatTCTTTTAGTCTATAggtaggattttaaaaatgtcttgtttattttgagagagaaagtgtatgaGTAGAGGGAcgggctgagaaaaagagaagaaggaatcccaagcgggctctgagccatcagcacggagcccaatacggggcttaatcccacaaactccatcagatcatgatctgagctgaagtcaaaagttggacacttggggcgcctgggtggctcagttagttaagtgtccaactcttgattttggctcaggtcatgatctcacagttcatgagtttgagcccagcatctggctccatgcttacagtgtggagcctgcttaggatttctttctctccctctctctgtccctcttgcactctcccactctctctctttctctctcaaaaaggaattgggcacttaaccgactgagcacccaggcaccctatgtaagtatgatttttaaggaaattttaaagtatgttttatttaataagctgcttaaaaaaaaaaaaaagctaagggGTTCCTAGGTGCCTCAGtagcttaagcatctgacttcagcttaggtcatgctctcactgttcatgagttcaagccccacatcttgAGCTTGAGCCcgctttggcttctgtgtgtgtgtgtgtgtgtgtgtgtgtgtgtgtgtgtgtgtgtgtgtgtctgtgtctgcccctccccgctcgcattctgtctctttctcgctcacaaaaataaataaaacattaaaaaatataaaaaaaaaactaaagttatTTTGTGAATAGCCTTCCAAGTTGTTATCTCCTTTTACATTACTtatattatttccctttccttcttgccCTCTCTCAGACTCGGGGAGAAATGTTATGAGCCAGagatacatgcaaaagaaaatttaaaaatccaccaAGTAGAGCTTTTGGCCTTCAAAATGAGAAGTCATGAGGAGGCATGGGTAtaagaggcaggaaggggagggaatgGCCAGGCCGGCAAATAGCATTGGCAAGCTGGCAGGACCCCGGGGAATCTGGAGGACAGGAAGTAGGCCCTTGAGAACCGGAAGTAGGCCCTCGAGGACCGGAGGTAGGCCCTTGAGGACCGGAAGTAGGCCCTTGCCATTGCATATGCACTTTGGAAAACTGCAATCTTTTTACAGATTCCAGGCTGCAACTGCAGCTTTTAGGTGGCTAGAGCCTCAGCTGGCCAGAGGGTGCTCTGAGTGAGTTAGAAGCTCCCCCTCTGGGTGGATGCAGCCTGTCCCCCGGGCCCCCAGGTGGCACATGGGCTGCATTCAGCCCACATATGCTCAGCGGGCACCCTTGTGCTAATTGTAGGGATGACCCTGTGGGTGGCTCCCTGTCTGAAGGGCTGTGGGTTGTGCTCAGCAGCTGTCACTGTCCTCAGGTGCTTGGCCAGCTCACCCAGACCAGGGTCCTTGCAGGCTCCAGGGTACTGCCCAGAACCCAGGAGCAGATCCAGAAATGCAAGGAGGTTGGGAGGCTTCCATGCCTGATTGCTTCCTTCGGTTATTGTTCTTTTCCCCTGGCTGGCCCTACAGCCGCTGTGATTGGTCAGAATCCTGGGCCACAGAGGGGGTTGGGCTCTTTCTCCACAAGGCCGCACATCCACAGCCCTacagctgggtggctcacgtGGACTCGGGTTTCACTCCCTGTCCAGGAGGCCTGGAGCCCAGAAGCCCAGATAACACCAGTAGAGGGCTGGGTAGGTGCATCTGAGGTGGGAAGGGGGCTTCTTCTGGAAGGCAGCTGTGtgggtctgggggggggggcgggggggggctgaCTCCGTGCCTCTCATCCCTACAGGACATCAACAATGCCTGGGGCTGCCTGGAGCAGGCGGAGAAGGGCTATGAGGAGTGGCTGTTGAATGAGATCCGGAGGCTGGAGCGGCTCGACCACCTGGCAGAGAAATTCCGGCAGAAGGCCTCCATCCACGAGGCCTGGACGGACGGTAAGGCCAGCCCGACCTCCTGCCTCCCCAAGGGTTCTGACCCTCGTGCTCTGCTGACTGAACTGCCAGGCCCTGAGtcctttctctcctgctttttgtttgttttggtttgtgtCTTACTGGTTCCTTGACCTTAGACAAGTTTATTAGCTTTTTGGTTGCTTCAGTTTCCTCGTTTGTAAAGTGGGGGTAATCAGAGTACCAACTTCATAGGTTTATGAGAATTTAATGGATTACTACATCTGATGCATCAGGCAGAGTTCCTGTCATAGCACGATGCTGTGTATGTGTAGTTTGTTGATGGTTCTTGTCATCATGATGATTTCTTCTTCTCTGAGTCAGTTAGGTTGGGGTTTGAATCCCAACTCCACCACCCAGAAGCAGAGTACATTTGGACCGGCAACTTCTGTGACATGCAGATGATCATGCGCCCTCTCCTGTGTTAGCTTCCTGGGGCCACCAGAACAAATGGCCACACGCTGGCTGGCTTAACGCAATAGACACGTGTTTTCTCACAGGTCAGGAGGAGTCCTGAGTGTCAGCATCAGCAGAATTGAcgccttctggaggctctgagcgAGAGGCCGTTCGTGCTGCTTCCTGGCGCCTGGTGGTTGCTGGCCATCCTTGGTGTCATTGGCCTAGTTCAGTGCCTGCCTCCGTCCCCACATGGCTGCTTCTGTGTCTCAATGATGCAATTTCTCCTTTTGCtaataaagacaccagtcattggatttaggccCCTCCCTAATtcatatgacctcatcttaactaattgcatctacaaagaccctattttcttttcttttttttaaaaatatttatttatttattggggtggggggtggctgagaaaggacagagagaggaagagagagaattctaagcaggctccgcactgtcagcacggagcctgaggcaggactcaaactcacgaactttgaggttatgacctgagctgaaatcaagagtcagacgcttaaccaactgagcctcccaggcaccctaagactctattttcaaataaggtcagaTTCTGAGTTTCTGGGTTGACATGAGTTTTGGGGGATGCTATTCAACTCAGCATATCTCCTCGTAGGATCGCTGGAGGCAGAGATGTCACAAGTACATTTTATGCTTAGTGTGGTACCTACCTGGAACATAGAATGGTGGCCTTGGCTATTTTCCCTCCACTGCCTTCCGGCCTCCAATTATAGTGGCCTGGAGCCTTTGACCCATTAGCACAAGTGTGTTTCCATCCCTCCAACTCAGATGCACTTGTTGCCGTATCTGATGTCTGCTTGTTGGCAGCTGAAGTTAActccaaagagagagaatcacactTGGAATCATCTTTTCCTCAGAACTTGGGCCAGGGCTGGAGAGGAATCCACACTGCTTATCTCCTAGGGTCCTGCAGCCACTCCAGCTGGAGCCTATGTGGCAGACCCTATTGGCCAGCAGAGCACAACATCCCCCAACTCTCCCATTTGGTTCCATTGTGCTCCTCTGATCTTAGGCTGGAGATGATTACCGACAACCATATGCTGTGGCCACTCAGGCTCGCTTGGCTTGGTAGGAGATGAGAGTGTGTTTAACTCAGCCTGACGAGGTTGGGTTTAGCTCCATGTTGTAAGAACACTTAGATGTGAGGTTGCTGCCCCTCAACTCCACCGCACATGCAGGAAGTTCTTTACGTAGGTGTGGGTGGTGCAGAGTAGTGGGGACTGTACCAGTTCACCCATGTGCTTCTGCCGTGTCCTCTCCAGGGCCAGGGAACCGCTCACAAAAAGGTACAGAGCGGGGACCCCAAGCCCCCAGCAAGGACATGACAAGTGCTAACAGTAGACGCGGGCACAGCCTCTGGCCAAAGCAGTCTGGCAACACATCCGCACCTAACAGTGCTCTCACCTGCTGACCTAGGAGTTCTTGAGACCGTCTAAAGAATTCACCCTAAACGGGGGGAAGTCACAGGTCTACAGAGGCTTCCCATGAGACCCTCTATAATAGCGCAAGCTGAGCAGCCTGAACGCTGCACATTTAGGGCGGCAGTGGTCACAGGGTGGTGGTTTGGCCACGTGACGGAACGCTGGCCACCGGACAGGGCACATGGGAAagctggagctggagcagagACTCTGATGGTGTGCTGCTGAGTGTTTGGCAAGCAGGAAGCATAATTTACATATACTCTCTGGTTTTACCACAGTAGCTATATAAGGAAAGACTGAAAAGGAGAAGCTAAGTAGGCTCCTCTGTaattttttcccccctaaacttgtcatattattattttgatttaaagaaaaggaaagtagaggggcgcctggctggctcagtcagaggtgcatgcaactcttgatctcagggtcatgaattcgagccccacactggctgtagagattacttaaaaataaaatctttaaaaaaaaaaaaaaaagagaggaaaggaaagaaggtcCACATTAGTCATAGCCTCCAGCCTCACAGCCCAGCTTCCATTTGCTGAGCAGGGCTGAGTATCCCTGATGGATGCAGACGTGGAGGTTGGGCGTCAGGTGAGGCCAGGGCAGCTCCAGGTATTTCCTGAGACAGCTGGCAGACATGTCACGACAGGCCCAGGAGGTTCATTTCTCGTCCCATTTCCTCTTGGGAAAGAAGGATCCAAGAAATGCAAGCCCTGCCCCACTCCTCAAGAGAGGGCAATATCCCTGACAGAATATTCTGGCCAGTAATGGATTATGTGGGGAGGGCATTGAGACAAACTGAGATTAATTAAGGGGAGGGGTCCCTGCAGGGCTGCTGGGGGCCAGCAACAATAGCTGGAGAAATTCTAAAGATGGGCAGCCCTGAGGTGCCTGGTTATATCGTAGGGCATAGCCTGACAAACCTTTGTATGTAACTGCTCCTCGTGGCCATGGAATATGATACATGTTCCGTGGAAGGTAGTAACTCCCTCATCTGGCCGCTCGGGGATGTTCAGTCGCACATCGGCTTTCTTGAATTGCAGATGATGATAGCTTTCTGGTGGACATCTTCTGGGGATGTGCTCTGggaaatggggctcctggggctccgAGGGGTGGGTGGTTGGGGCCAAGAAGACGGCTTCTGCTCAGCCTTATGTCCCCCCTCTTCGAACCCAGGCAAAGAGGCTATGTTACGGCAGAAGGATTATGAGACCGCCACCCTCTCGGAGATCAAGGCCCTGCTCAAGAAGCATGAGGCCTTTGAGAGCGACCTCGCCGCCCACCAGGACCGTGTGGAGCAGATTGCAGCCATCGCGCAGGAGCTCAAGTACGCAATGGCCAGCGAGGGCCGGGGCTGCAGGGAGCAAGTGGGGCATGGCCATGACAAGTGAGCAGGGTAGGCACAGCCGGTGTCCCTCTGGGAAGGGCGTCAGTACAGAAGACTCTGGGCATCGCCCAAGTGGAGAATGAGTCCATGGCCCTTCCTACAGAGGGCCTCCGGTCTTTACCTGTGACTAGTATAGGACCAGAGGATGACCATGCACCCTGAGCTCTTGCCGGGCCTCAGTGGATCCCTGCCATTGGGCATTGGGGTCAAGACTGGCATCACCTCCAGCTCAGGTGCCCTTAGGACTGGCCTTCGTTCATCTCCCAGCGGTCCTCTGCAGGCCACGGAGATGGCGGGGGGTAGGGGGGCATATGGAAGGTCTTGATGAAGGGAGCGCATCCCCAGCCCCATGGAGAAGAGAGCAGGCCATGGAGGTAACCTGGGTCACATGACTCTTCTGTCTCTTCCGTTCCAGTGAGTTGGACTATTACGACTCACCCAGTGTCAATGCCCGGTGCCAAAAGATCTGTGACCAGTGGGACAATCTGGGAGCCTTAACCCAGAAGCGGAGGGAAGCTCTGGAGGTGAGGGCCCCTGAGGGAGATGGAGGCCAGCCTCTAGCAGCTCTGTGCACCTCTTACTTCTTTGTGAGGCACTTTGCTTTGGGCTAAAAGGCTCCACTGCGTTTCCTGGACCTGCCCTGGCCTGACATTGAAGGTTCACCCTGGCACTGGATTGGGCTTTGCCTTAATTGGAGATGCCTCCTTTCCGGCCCTAACCATACCTCATCCTCATGGTTCAGTGCACGTCACAGCCCAACCCCAGCTGTTTGAGGACTTTCCTACTGACAAACCAGTCTGGGCACCAGGCTGGGTGATTCCAATGTGGGATGGTCCATACCGCCCCCCCCCGCACCCCGACGTTAAGAACTGGTGTCCCAGAGAAAGTCTGCTCTTTCCGTATGACTCAGTCTGGTGCTTCCAGACCTGAACCAGCCCTTGGAGGCtcaggggaggggcgaggggagggggggagcagggAATGGTGATGCTGGCTCTGACTCTGCTGAAACCTTTCTatccaccccctcccctcaaTTACCCTTCCCAGCGGACAGAGAAATTGCTGGAGACCATTGACCAGCTGTACTTGGAGTATGCCAAGCGCGCTGCTCCCTTCAACAACTGGATGGAGGGGGCCATGGAGGATCTGCAGGACACCTTCATTGTGCACACCATCGAGGAGATCCAGGTGTGCCGCCGCCCCCTCACCCCGGaagccacccccccacccccgccacccatGGAAACCTCATTCTGCAAACCCTTACTCTTGCAAGACTGCTCTGTAGGGAGAGGATGGAGGGATGGGGACAGCATCCAAGGAGTTGATAGACTTGGAagaactgcattttatttattttgactagGTCATCTATGCAGATGTACAAAATCGAAAAGATAGAAAGAATAGACAATAagtcctccctcctgcctttgtcccccagccccacagccttTGCATAGGCAGGCAAAGATACTTGTGTATTAACACGTTCTTCCCCATACCCCTTTTGAATACAAAAGGTAGCTTTTATTGGATACTGGACTCTGAACCTTTATCTTGGACTTAATATTTCGGAGTTCATTGTGTAGTAATAAACTGCTTCCTCATTCTTTTATACAGCTGTAGAGTATTCGATTTAAAAGATTTGGCAAAGGaagcctgggtggggggaggtcacCTGGGGAGCAGACTTGTCCCCAACCTGACTGTGGGACCACACTCTAGGATGGTTGCTCCTTCACCAGCCCTAAGCACGAAGCTATTGCTTTAACGGCTCTGCCttcaccctcacccccactcccatggccagccctgctctcctggttctcagccATGAGCATCCTAGGTTGATGCTCCAGGTCTCCCAGCTGGTATGGGGCCAGGCCTTCCATGGCCTTCCCACCCCCTCTACCCTGGGACCTGCAGGGCTCTCTTCGTTCATCTTGCCCACACAAGGCACCAGTCACTGTGTTTCTCTTGCACCCAGGGATTGACCACAGCCCATGAGCAGTTCAAGGCCACCCTCCCTGATGCCGACAAGGAACGCCTGGCCATCCTGGGTATCCACAACGAGGTGTCCAAGATTGTCCAGACCTACCACGTCAACATGGCGGGCACCAACCCCTACACCACCATCAGTCCTCAGGAGATCAATAACAAGTGGGACCACGTGAGTCCAAGGGCTGGGTGGGACATGGTGGCCAAGCCATcggaagtttaaaatttttttttttaagtttattcatttttgagagagagacagaatatgagcaggggaggggcagagagagagattgagggagacacagaatccaaagcaggctctaggctctgatcatcagcacagagcccgacgtggggctcgaactcacaaatgtagagatcatgaccttagctgaagttagacgctcgaccgactgagccacccaggcgccacatcGGAAGATTTAAggagtttgtctttttgttgttgcttttcattgactttattttttttcattattacatgGTGAGCACTCATCTGTCAAGTTAATAATGAATGACTGAATTTCTGCAACATGTCAATATGTTCACTCCTGCTCTATTACTGACTGGCCCCTTCCCTTCATGGCTCCTCCATTTTCGCATCTGAAGTAAGGGGCAGGTGGCTGGCCTTTCCCCAAGTCCCATGATTGTCCCCACCCCAGGTGCGGCAGTTGGTGCCACGGAGGGACCAGGCCCTGACGGAGGAGCATGCCCGCCAGCAGCACAACGAGAGGCTACGCAAGCAGTTCGCGGCCCAGGCCAATGTCATCGGGCCCTGGATTCAGACCAAGATGGAGGTGAGTCCCATCATGGGAGGCACGGGTGGTCGTTCCCACCCCTTCCCAGCACTGTCCCAGCTGGTCAGGCTTGCCCAGTCTCCTCCTTGGCGAGGCTCATGGAGGAACGTGCGGTCTGCTGCCCTACTGTGGGTGCGGAGCCTGTCAGGGAAGGCCAGTGGGTTGGTCCCAATGTCTGGCTTGGGAGCGAGGACCCGGACAGGGATGCCCCCGAAGAGCCACCTGAGACAGTCCTGTTGAGGGATGAGTGCCTGTGAAACTGACTAGCTTATACTTTGTCCTTTGGCTTATTTGGCTGACCAGGCCTCCCTTCTTcctgagcagagagaaggatCTTTCCAGAGACAGAACTGAGACTCGGGCAAGCATGGAATGTTTGCTGAATTGTTGGGCCAGATATCGGGGTGCTGTAGATCCGGGAAGGGGGCTCTGCTTGGGTTAAAGCATGGTGTCCCtctgagctccttgagggcaaagACCATGTGTCAAGGTCATGTTTGCGTCTCTCCTGtaccccagcctcccctgcttAGCACATTGtgtgtagtaggtgctcaggaaatatttgctgGGTCGAACTGAGTGCACAGAAAGGGCTTTTACAAACGATGTTTGTTTACACGGATGAAGGACAGGCAGAAAGGGTGATTAGGCCTGGCCCGTGGGACAGGTGGGACTGAGGCAGACCAAGGCAGGCATAGCCACGGAGGAGGTAAGTCCGGTGCTCTGAGGCTGTGAGGAATCTGGCTCCCTGAGCACAGAGAGAGTCCCTGAGGTGGATGACAATTGGGAACAAGGCTTGGGTAGGGAGTTTGAATGGCAAGCAGAGGAATGAGCATTTAGGTTAGCAAGTGACCTTGCAGCCCCTTGCTGAGGTTGAGAGCGACTCGAGAGACAGGAGGTGTTTCATCTGGTGATGACAGTGTTTGTCATACCCCTTTGCGATGCTATTTCCATGCCAAAGCGCGTCCCTGCTGAATGTGTCTTGCTCTTGGCTTACTAATTACCACTGACGAGTTTCCTGGTGTTGGGGTAGGAACCGAGAATCATCTGAGGGCTGACCAGTGACCTAGGCACCCCGGTCCTTACCCTGGGGGTGCAGAGTGGGGTGGTCTAACCAGGGCTTCCTTCCCGGTGAGCAGGAGATTGGGCGGATCTCCATTGAGATGCACGGGACCCTGGAGGACCAGCTCAGCCACCTGCGGCAGTACGAGAAGAGCATCGTCAACTACAAGCCCAAGATCGACCAGCTGGAGGGCGACCACCAGCTCATCCAGGAGGCGCTCATCTTCGACAACAAGCACACCAACTACACCATGGAGGTGGGTGGCACCTTCTCCAGGAAGGGAGCCTCGGATCCcattctgctccctcctcccctgggctggggcagggggcactCACCCACCTTCCAAGGAAGCTGGTCCATACCAGGAGGACAGACTCTTTGGAGTGAGGGGATGCTCACCGCTCCTCACTCCTGCAGCTCGGGGTCTTCAGTCCTCCGGGCCTTCTGAATTTCCCAGGGAGCTTACTGAGAATGCAGACTTCCATTCTCCATCTCCAGAATTTGGTTTACGAGGTCGGGGGTGGGGCTGAGAAATCAAAGTTTTTAACAAGCACCCTGGTGATCCAGATGCGGGTGGTCTCCAAACACTGGCTTAGGCACCTGCTTTCCAAGTGATGAATTGTTTGGGCCGTGAAGGCGCGTACGTGAGGTCACAGAGCGGGATGTAGGGGGAGTTGCGCAGGCTTTTTCTCTAATCCTTCCCTCTGCTAAACTTGCCCTCCTTCCTGACCTGACCCGCGCTGTCGGTTCTGGTCTCGGCTGTCCCAGTCGGAGGCCACCACCCTGCCTCAGCTTCCCTTTTCACCATCTGGGGTCTGTGTCCTAGTGTGCTGTCCCTGTCCTGGTGACGCTGTCAGTCTAGACAGAAGGCTGGATTTGATTGCTTGGGCCATTTGGACAGTTGGGGACGGAGTTGCCAGGAGCAGCCTGGGTCCGGGCCTGGGGCCCCTTGGCTGACAGGCCCCTCATGCGCCCCCAGCACATCCGTGTGGGCTGGGAGCAGCTTCTGACCACCATCGCCAGGACCATCAACGAGGTGGAGAATCAGATCCTGACCCGCGATGCCAAAGGCATCAGCCAGGAGCAGATGAACGAGTTCCGGGCCTCCTTCAACCACTTTGACCGGGTGAGAGCCCTGCACTTAGagcagccccagcccctgccccagggctttGGAGGGCACTGCCGGGGGGGTGGGCAGCCACACCGGGCCAGTCCCTGGGCAGGAAGTGCTGACAGCCTGTCCTGGTGTCCTGTGAATTTCCCTGCTTTTCTGGAGCAAGAGTTCGTGGGGTGGATGGAGAGCGGATCTTTGGCCCATGACGCTTGCTCTCCTGTCATGAAGGGTCAGCCCTTGGGAGCAAGGCTATCATGGCCATAAGGGCAGGCCTGCTGTCCCCTGGCTGTGGGGATTATTGCTTGCCTctgcctgggga from Suricata suricatta isolate VVHF042 chromosome 9, meerkat_22Aug2017_6uvM2_HiC, whole genome shotgun sequence includes these protein-coding regions:
- the ACTN1 gene encoding alpha-actinin-1 isoform X2, whose amino-acid sequence is MDHYDSQQTNDYMQPEEDWDRDLLLDPAWEKQQRKTFTAWCNSHLRKAGTQIENIEEDFRDGLKLMLLLEVISGERLAKPERGKMRVHKISNVNKALDFIASKGVKLVSIGAEEIVDGNVKMTLGMIWTIILRFAIQDISVEETSAKEGLLLWCQRKTAPYKNVNIQNFHISWKDGLGFCALIHRHRPELIDYGKLRKDDPLTNLNTAFDVAEKYLDIPKMLDAEDIVGTARPDEKAIMTYVSSFYHAFSGAQKAETAANRICKVLAVNQENEQLMEDYEKLASDLLEWIRRTIPWLENRAPENTMHAMQQKLEDFRDYRRLHKPPKVQEKCQLEINFNTLQTKLRLSNRPAFMPSEGRMVSDINNAWGCLEQAEKGYEEWLLNEIRRLERLDHLAEKFRQKASIHEAWTDGKEAMLRQKDYETATLSEIKALLKKHEAFESDLAAHQDRVEQIAAIAQELNELDYYDSPSVNARCQKICDQWDNLGALTQKRREALERTEKLLETIDQLYLEYAKRAAPFNNWMEGAMEDLQDTFIVHTIEEIQGLTTAHEQFKATLPDADKERLAILGIHNEVSKIVQTYHVNMAGTNPYTTISPQEINNKWDHVRQLVPRRDQALTEEHARQQHNERLRKQFAAQANVIGPWIQTKMEEIGRISIEMHGTLEDQLSHLRQYEKSIVNYKPKIDQLEGDHQLIQEALIFDNKHTNYTMEHIRVGWEQLLTTIARTINEVENQILTRDAKGISQEQMNEFRASFNHFDRDHSGTLGPEEFKACLISLGYDIGNDPQGEAEFARIMSIVDPNRLGVVTFQAFIDFMSRETADTDTADQVMASFKILAGDKNYITVDELRRELPPDQAEYCIARMAPYTGPDAVPGALDYMSFSTALYGESDL